One Dictyoglomus thermophilum H-6-12 DNA window includes the following coding sequences:
- the tusB gene encoding sulfurtransferase complex subunit TusB has translation MALIIVKKSPTEDISRRMIDLAMEGDTILFVQDGVLHAIDENTKNLVKNGVSVFVLKEDLEARGYSESLSLFSCVDYEGWVELIEKNEKIIS, from the coding sequence ATGGCATTAATAATTGTAAAGAAAAGTCCAACAGAAGATATTAGTAGAAGAATGATAGATCTTGCTATGGAGGGAGACACTATTCTCTTTGTTCAGGATGGGGTTTTACATGCCATAGATGAGAATACTAAAAACTTAGTTAAGAATGGAGTTTCGGTTTTTGTTTTAAAAGAAGATTTAGAAGCAAGAGGATATTCGGAAAGTTTGAGTCTTTTTTCTTGTGTAGATTATGAAGGATGGGTAGAATTAATAGAAAAGAATGAAAAAATAATTTCGTAG
- the lpdA gene encoding dihydrolipoyl dehydrogenase, translated as MERFDVIFLGAGSGGYVGAIRAADLGKKVCIIEARELGGTCLNRGCIPTKALLKSAEVFHTVKDAKTFGINVDAYSFDVNGIYSWKENVVKKLVSGVEYLLKSRKVVIKKGRGRIIDNETIEVETPEGKEIVQGDNIVIATGSEPAMIPTFKIDGKNVLTSDDALNLREIPKDIVIIGAGAIGIEFATFYSTFGTKVTIVEMMPQVVPTLKDKKVASYLQRILNKKGIEVKVGAKIESVEVKDGKVYSTLSTGEVLESEKVLVSIGRKLNSDNIGLENIGVNVDRGRIVVDEYLRTNVKNVYAIGDVIGGLLLAHKAMKEGEVVAEIIAGENKKMDYRVVPWAIFSSPEIAACGLTEEEAKEQGIEVVTGEFPFSANGKAVSMNATDGFVKVVAKKEDKVIIGAQIIGPEASVMIAELALAIQNNLTLDDVADTVHTHPTLPEAVMEAVKVPLGSVVHIYLRR; from the coding sequence ATGGAAAGGTTTGACGTGATATTTTTGGGAGCAGGATCTGGAGGTTACGTAGGGGCTATAAGAGCAGCAGATTTAGGGAAGAAAGTATGTATAATTGAGGCAAGGGAGCTTGGTGGTACTTGTTTAAATCGAGGATGTATTCCTACAAAAGCTCTTTTAAAGAGTGCAGAGGTATTTCACACAGTAAAGGATGCAAAAACTTTTGGAATAAATGTTGATGCTTATTCTTTTGACGTAAATGGTATCTATTCTTGGAAAGAAAATGTAGTGAAAAAGTTAGTATCAGGAGTAGAGTATTTATTGAAGTCAAGAAAAGTAGTAATAAAGAAGGGAAGAGGAAGAATTATTGATAATGAAACAATAGAGGTTGAAACCCCAGAAGGGAAAGAGATAGTTCAAGGGGATAATATTGTTATCGCTACAGGTTCTGAGCCAGCTATGATTCCCACATTTAAGATCGATGGAAAGAATGTATTAACCTCTGATGATGCTTTGAATTTAAGAGAAATTCCCAAAGACATAGTAATTATAGGAGCGGGAGCCATTGGTATTGAGTTTGCAACTTTTTATAGCACCTTTGGGACAAAGGTTACTATTGTTGAAATGATGCCTCAAGTTGTGCCAACTTTAAAGGATAAGAAGGTAGCAAGTTATCTTCAAAGAATATTGAATAAAAAAGGCATTGAGGTAAAAGTGGGAGCAAAGATAGAAAGTGTAGAAGTAAAGGATGGAAAAGTGTACTCTACCTTGTCTACTGGAGAAGTTTTAGAAAGTGAAAAGGTTTTAGTCTCTATAGGAAGAAAATTGAACTCCGACAATATAGGGCTTGAAAATATAGGTGTAAATGTGGATAGAGGAAGAATAGTAGTAGATGAGTATCTCAGAACAAATGTTAAGAATGTATATGCTATAGGAGATGTGATAGGAGGGCTATTACTTGCTCATAAAGCTATGAAGGAAGGAGAAGTGGTAGCGGAAATCATTGCAGGTGAGAATAAAAAGATGGATTATAGAGTAGTTCCATGGGCTATATTCTCATCTCCAGAGATTGCTGCTTGTGGTCTTACTGAAGAAGAAGCAAAAGAGCAAGGTATAGAAGTAGTAACGGGAGAGTTCCCATTCTCTGCTAATGGTAAGGCTGTATCAATGAATGCTACTGATGGTTTTGTAAAGGTAGTTGCTAAGAAAGAGGATAAGGTAATAATAGGTGCACAGATTATAGGTCCGGAGGCATCAGTTATGATTGCTGAACTTGCCCTTGCCATACAAAATAATTTAACTTTGGATGATGTAGCAGATACTGTTCATACCCATCCTACACTACCAGAGGCTGTAATGGAAGCTGTGAAAGTACCTCTTGGAAGCGTAGTACATATTTACCTAAGAAGATAG